From Triticum urartu cultivar G1812 chromosome 2, Tu2.1, whole genome shotgun sequence, a single genomic window includes:
- the LOC125537153 gene encoding formin-like protein 5: protein MRRSLPGPPSTPGFRRRRRALVELLDSVKMKCGEGEGRKGHRLTYFSIGGKEGEGGVGGGGGAREQGILPGPAAAAAHLVSSSFSLPSQSPSSLDFRSIHNPCLLCSCPRPPPRLTPCEHSARLRLGQGPRRPPRQPPPPATTSAAPTSPSTSPLVPAAPQLPASRARPRASSLAPHRPPLNQQRCSPRHGSHRRPPRRAPPPLDLLSPWSYSSPAQSSQVAVPAAALLRSSLSPSDPMSPCAPASSLPPGRRSASRSHRATDARSSCRLR from the exons ATGCGTAGAAGCTTACCTGGGCCGCCGTCAACGCCGGggttccgccgccgccgccgcgcgctcGTCGAGCTACTGGACTCGGTGAAGATGAAATGTGGGGAGGGGGAGGGAAGGAAGGGCCACCGCCTGACCTACTTCTCGATTGGGGGCAAAGAAGGCGAGGGAGGGGTGGGTGGGGGCGGCGGAGCCCGGGAGCAAG GGATCCTTCCCggtccagccgccgccgccgcccacctggTCTCCTCCTCGTTTTCCCTACCGAGCCAATCACCTTCATCCCTCGATTTCAGATCCATCCACAATCCCTGCCTCCTCTGCTCATGCCCGAGGCCTCCTCCTCGACTCACCCCGTGTGAGCACAGCGCCCGCTTGCGCTTGGGCCAAGGACCCCGACGGCCACCCCGACAGCCCCCGCCGCCGGCGACAACATCAGCAGCCCCCACGTCCCCGAGCACCTCTCCTCTCGTTCCCGCAGCGCCCCAGCTCCCTGCCTCCCGTGCTCGTCCCCGAGCAAGCAGCTTAGCGCCCCACCGGCCGCCGCTGAACCAACAGAGGTGCTCCCCGCGCCATGGAAGCCACCGCAGGCCTCCACGTCGAGCTCCGCCGCCCCTGGATCTCCTCTCCCCGTGGAGCTACTCGAGCCCTGCCCAGAGCAGCCAAGTCGCCG TTCCCGCCGCGGCCCTGCTCCGTTCGTCGCTGTCTCCGTCAGATCCGATGAGTCCCTGCGCCCCGGCCTCGTCCCTGCCTCCAGGTCGCCGCTCCGCCTCCCGCTCCCATCGCGCCACCGACGCCAGGAGCTCCTGCCGGCTCCGTTGA